In Streptomyces venezuelae, the sequence GGCGTCGAGGATGACGTGCTCGATCCCCAGGCGGCGCAGGTGGTAGCCGGCGGCGAGTCCGGACTGGCCGCCGCCGATCACCACCACGTCGGTGCGCTGCGTCATGCTGCGGGCGTCCCGGAGCCGGTCTTGCCGCGCATGAAGATGACCGCCACCAGCGCCAGGCCCACCACGGCCCCGATCAGCTGCATGGCGACGAAGCCGGGCACAGAGGACGGGGCGATGCCGGCGAAGGTGTCGGTGAAGGCGCGGCCGATCGTGACCGCCGGGTTGGCGAAGGAGGTGGAGGAGGTGAACCAGTACGCGGCGCCGATGTACGAGGCGACCGCGACGGGCGCGAAGCGCAGGCGGTCGGTGCGAGCCAGGCCGAAGATCAGCAGGATCAGACCGGCCGTGGCGACGACCTCGCCGAGGAGGAGGTTGCCGGCCGATCGGTCGTGCTGCGACCACTTCACCAGCGGCTCGCCGAACATCGCGTCCGCCAGGATCGCGCCCGCGATCGCGCCGACGATCTGCGAGGGGACGTAGACGGCGAGCTCGCGGGCGTTGACGCCGGCGCCGCCGCGGCGGGCCGTCCACCACTCGGCCAGGGTGACGGCCGGGTTGAAGTGGGCGCCGGAGACCGGGCCGAGGAGGGCGATCAGTACGCCGAGGCCGAAGACGGTGGCGGTGGAGTTCGCCAGCAGCTGGAGGGCGACATCGTCGGTGAGCTCGGTGGCCTGGATGCCGGAGCCGACCACGATCGCGACCAGGGCTGCGGTCCCGACCAGCTCGGCGGCCGCGCGGGCGATCAGCGGGGTACGGGGCGGAGTCGCGCCGGGCGCGGGCTGCGGGGACGTGTCGGCGCGGGCTATGGCCTCGCTCGCGGCGGGCTCGGTGGCGGTCAAGGCAGGTTCCCCTCGGACAGGTGAGGCAGAGCAGCAAGCTGCGAAGGCTACGGGCAGGACCGCTTGAGGTTCGCTTCGACGGTGGCTCGCGCGGTCTGGGCGAGGTCGGCGAACTGACCGGCGAGGGTTTCGATGACTTCCGGGCGCAGGCGGTAGTAGATGTACCTCCCGCATGGCTCCGTCTCGACGACCCCGGCCTCGCGGAGCACCTTCATGTGGTTGGAGAGGTTCGTCTGTTTGGCGCCCGTCTCCTCCACGAGGTGGGTGGTGCAGAGGGTCTCACGGGCGAGCAGGGTCACGATCTGGAGCCTGAGCGGGTCGGCCAGAACCCGGATCAGATCAGTGTCGACTGACGTCATCATGGACTGATACTGTCACATCAGTTGGGGCTGACACCAGCCCGAGCTGATCCTATTGGCTCCTTTGAACGGGATCGCCATGCCCTCGCCTTCCTCGCCCCTCCTGCCGGACGAACGTCTGGCCGCCGGGGCAGCCCGTCTCGCCACCCGCTACGCCGGCCACTTCGCGCCGGAAACCGTGCTGGGCCTGCTCGCCGACTCCTACACGCGTCTCGCCGAGCAGGCACGGGTCCGTACGCACCTGGTCGCGCTGGCGGAACGGCTGACCGCCGATCGTCTCGACGCCCTCGCCCACACCCAGGGGCTGACGAGCGGACCGGCTCGGGTGCTGTTCGTGTGCAGCCAGAACGCCGGCCGCTCCCAGATGGCCGCCGCCCTCCCCGCCCACCGGGCAGGCGAGCGGGTCACCGGGGCGCCGATCGCCGTCGTGCGCGGCATCCGCGACACCATCGACGCCCATATCAGCGAGCTCCTCACTCAGCTCGCCCCCTGAAGCCCCCACAGCCCCACGAATCCCCACCGCAGTCGCCTCAACCCCCTAGGAAGAACAGATGTCCTCCGCTCCTGCCGCCTCCGTCCTGTTCGTCTGCATCCACAACGCGGGCCGCTCCCAGATGGCGGCCGGGTTCCTGCGCCACCTCGCCGGCGACCGGGTCGAGGTCCGCTCCGCCGGCTCCATGCCCGGCGAGCAGATCAACCCCTCCGCAGTCGCCGCCATGGCCGAGCTGGGCATCGACATCTCCGACCAGAAGCCGAAGGTCCTCACCCCCGAGGCCGCCCAGGCCTCGGACTACATCATCACGATGGGCTGCGGCGACGCCTGCCCGTGCTTCCCCGGCAAGACCTACCTCGACTGGCAGCTCGAAGACCCGGCCGGACAGGGCGTCGAGGCCGTCCGCCCCATCCGCGACGAGATCAAGGGCCTCATCGAGGGCCTGATCGCCGAGATCGACGCCAAGTCGAAGGCCTGAAGCACCTGACGTGACCGAGACGACCCCAACGACGGGCGACGTTCGCGACGTCATCGTCATACGCTGCGGCCCCGCCGGATACACGGCCGCCTTCTACACCGCCCGTGCGCGCAGCTGAAGCCCCTGCTGTTCGGCAGCTAGCTCCCTCTTCATTGGCGGCTCCCTGACCACGACCACCGAGGTGGAGAACTTCCCCGGCTTCCCCGACCGGATCGACGGCCCGGACCTCATGCTCAACATGCGAACACAGGCCGGGAAGTTCGGCGCCGAGATGATCGACGACGACATCGTCTCCGTGAACCTCACCGGCCCGATCAAAGAAGTCACCGACTCCGAGGGCACCGTCCACCGCGCGAAGTCCGTGATCATCGCGACCGGATCCGGTCCATCAGGCGGCGGACCTCGTCGTCCGTCCAAGTGGTGCAAGACGGGGCCAAGTTCTGGGCGGCGTTGCCGTCCAGGAGCAGCTCGCTGCGCAGCAGTTGAAAGACCACGGAGGGAGGCGCGGGGAATTCCGGCATCTACCGTTCGGGCAAGGCCCGCTCACTCACAGACACTATGGACATCGCCCATTCTCGGCATAGGAAATCACGCCATCCCGGGCACGCCTGGACAGTGGGTCCCAACACTCGGACCACCTTTCCGGCGACACTGTGGGCTCCTCCCGCATTCATCCCCCATCCGTCCGGAACACGGGCTCGATCCAGCGCTCGTCGAGAGCTGATGATGTACACCAGTGCCCCGCCCTCCGCCTTAGGGCTCGTAGGGTGCCTTTACCAAGTGGCAATGGAACAGCCATTGTTGAACGTAGGGAGCTGGACCCGTTCTGCAGCACTGTCTCCCGGCTGACCGATGAGCGGAGCCAGAAGCGTTGACCTCGGTCTCCGTCGAGAGAACGTATGCCGAGTAGCGCCCACTGCACAGCCCATCAATTCGAAACGCGCATCCGGGTTCGCAACGCCACATGACGAGTGGCGCCACGAGGGCTACCATGGCAAGAAGACGGCCGCGACCACGGAATGCGCACTCTGGCGTCCAGTGACGCGCCGAGGATTGAGCCTGCCAGAAAGTCCGTGGCCCGACGAGGCGACGTTGACGGCGGCTACGCGCGCATCACATTTACAGGGCACCAGCGCATCCTCCGTGACCAAGTTGCGAGGGGAGGCAGAACGAACTCGCGCCCCGAAAAATGTCACAGATGCGAGGAAGGTTCGACATCATGCAGGCAATCAGAGTGAAGCGGCTCTTCGCCGTATCCGCCATCGGTGTCCTGATGGCCGGTGGCGCCGCGCTCGGCGCCGCAGGCACTGCTTCTGCGGCCGCGCCCACGCATGCCGTCACCTCCGCCACTTCCGTGGTCCACGGCGGTGGTTGGGACGACGACGACGGGTACGGACACGGCGGTTGGTACGACAACGACGACGACTGGGGCGGAGGGTACGGCGACTGCTGACGCGCCGAACCAGACCGTTCACTGTGTGGTCTGCCGATCCGGCAGACCACACAGGACCACGTTCGCGGGCCGGACGTGACGCGACC encodes:
- a CDS encoding three-helix bundle dimerization domain-containing protein, giving the protein MPSPSSPLLPDERLAAGAARLATRYAGHFAPETVLGLLADSYTRLAEQARVRTHLVALAERLTADRLDALAHTQGLTSGPARVLFVCSQNAGRSQMAAALPAHRAGERVTGAPIAVVRGIRDTIDAHISELLTQLAP
- a CDS encoding aquaporin, whose translation is MTATEPAASEAIARADTSPQPAPGATPPRTPLIARAAAELVGTAALVAIVVGSGIQATELTDDVALQLLANSTATVFGLGVLIALLGPVSGAHFNPAVTLAEWWTARRGGAGVNARELAVYVPSQIVGAIAGAILADAMFGEPLVKWSQHDRSAGNLLLGEVVATAGLILLIFGLARTDRLRFAPVAVASYIGAAYWFTSSTSFANPAVTIGRAFTDTFAGIAPSSVPGFVAMQLIGAVVGLALVAVIFMRGKTGSGTPAA
- a CDS encoding ArsR/SmtB family transcription factor — encoded protein: MMTSVDTDLIRVLADPLRLQIVTLLARETLCTTHLVEETGAKQTNLSNHMKVLREAGVVETEPCGRYIYYRLRPEVIETLAGQFADLAQTARATVEANLKRSCP
- a CDS encoding arsenate reductase ArsC, giving the protein MSSAPAASVLFVCIHNAGRSQMAAGFLRHLAGDRVEVRSAGSMPGEQINPSAVAAMAELGIDISDQKPKVLTPEAAQASDYIITMGCGDACPCFPGKTYLDWQLEDPAGQGVEAVRPIRDEIKGLIEGLIAEIDAKSKA